The following proteins are co-located in the Camelina sativa cultivar DH55 chromosome 12, Cs, whole genome shotgun sequence genome:
- the LOC109128195 gene encoding uncharacterized protein LOC109128195 produces MLSMAASYAHLEVQQKNQKEKMKKREKERNSGHDAAHPLPVETSSVSGRISNKIYPSRLSDEQVEVKSQK; encoded by the coding sequence atgttgtcCATGGCAGCGAGTTACGCACACCTTGAGGTTCAACAGAAGAAtcaaaaggaaaagatgaaaaagagagaaaaggagagaaactcCGGCCACGATGCAGCTCATCCCCTCCCTGTCGAAACCTCTTCTGTCTCCGGAAGGatttctaataaaatatatcctTCTCGTTTATCTGATGAACAAGTAGAGGTCAAGTCACAAAAGTGA
- the LOC104729289 gene encoding apoptotic chromatin condensation inducer in the nucleus: MSSSPFPILDNRPIDKWKVTELKEELKRRRLTTRGLKEELVRRLDEALRVEQEESERINNAAVAAAEKANQEEAQMFSFTGGDVTPDRNQSTPVAPVAEAFSTETTPVTEEKTPEPTETKTTVEASAAVETTQPPVFSEPEVNAVPFASEEDEKVDDVRGDISGLDSSVVARHAPVVAEAPSEQIVHKSENKEPSSGLDGGADNKAQPTEAVLEKSAMYNQVSEVIPVTGFEVKSDCISTDSVSNNEKIELKDNKIADNVKLEQNVSKSQEPSKVVGESHPMDVEAPLEQKISVGGGDDSNAANTDMTKENNIIDAGDSEKLNLDRSSGDESMEDEPETKQTESITSDDKSEKIEMLSKGDSRADIDAGKGKAPGNKSHPLVASDKRKLPANDQEAVGNNEPAKRRRWNSESIKVPEVQATNSAAPTTTPRLTGLKRDFSRSDSSASEDGPKERVVPPSPKEPTNSLRIDRFLRPFTLKAVQELLGKTGNVTSFWMDQIKTHCYVSYSSVEEAAATRQAVYNLQWPPNGGRFLTAEFVGPEEVKAKLEVPLPPPPPQPQHQPLAQAPSRPPPTALPPPPPLAKPPQIVERLPPPPPLLSEEQEPPIVTLDDLFKKTKAIPRIYYLPLSEEQVAAKLAANNNK, encoded by the exons ATGTCGTCATCACCTTTTCCAATCTTGGACAACCGACCAATTGATAAGTGGAAGGTTACGGAATTGAAAGAAGAGCTTAAACGACGGAGACTGACAACAAGAGGCTTGAAGGAGGAATTGGTTAGGCGTCTAGATGAAGCTCTTCGTGTTGAGCAAGAAGAGTCTGAGAGAATCAACAatgctgctgttgctgctgctgaaaAAGCCAATCAAGAAGAGGCTCAGATGTTTTCTTTTACTGGAGGTGACGTTACACCTGATCGAAACCAATCCACTCCTGTTGCTCCAGTTGCTGAGGCATTCAGCACGGAGACTACTCCAGTTACAGAGGAGAAAACCCCAGAACCAACTGAGACTAAGACGACAGTTGAAGCTTCAGCTGCGGTTGAGACTACACAACCCCCTGTGTTTTCAGAACCAGAGGTTAATGCAGTGCCATTCGctagtgaagaagatgaaaaagttgATGATGTTAGAGGAGACATATCTGGTCTTGATAGTTCAGTGGTTGCACGTCATGCACCAGTTGTGGCTGAGGCGCCTAGTGAGCAAATTGTTCACAAATCTGAGAATAAGGAACCATCTAGTGGGTTGGATGGTGGTGCGGATAATAAGGCTCAACCAACAGAGGCTGTGCTTGAAAAATCTGCTATGTACAACCAGGTATCTGAGGTCATCCCCGTTACAGGGTTTGAGGTAAAATCTGATTGTATTTCTACTGATTCTGTGtcaaataatgaaaaaatagaaCTAAAGGATAACAAAATTGCTGATAATGTCAAATTAGAACAAAATGTTAGTAAGTCTCAAGAACCATCAAAAGTCGTTGGCGAATCGCATCCAATGGATGTTGAGGCGCCACTTGAGCAGAAGATATCTGTTGGAGGTGGAGATGACAGCAATGCTGCAAACACAGATATgaccaaagaaaataacattatcgATGCAGGCGACTCAGAAAAGTTGAATTTAGATAGAAGTTCTGGTGATGAGTCTATGGAGGATGAGCCAGAGACTAAGCAAACCGAGTCTATTACATCTGATGATAAGAGTGAGAAAATTGAAATGCTTTCTAAGGGGGATAGCCGTGCTGATATAGATGCTGGGAAAGGGAAAGCCCCTGGAAATAAAAGCCATCCACTGGTGGCTTCTGATAAGAGAAAGCTCCCTGCTAATG ATCAAGAAGCTGTTGGAAACAATGAGCCTGCAAAGAGGCGCCGATGGAACTCTGAGAGTATTAAAGTTCCTGAAGTACAGGCCACAAATAGCGCTGCACCCACTACAACACCAAGGTTGACTGGTCTGAAGCGTGACTTCTCAAGATCTGACTCTTCGGCTAGTGAGGATGGACCCAAGGAACGTGTGG TTCCTCCATCTCCCAAGGAGCCTACAAATTCCCTCAGGATTGATCGTTTCCTAAGGCCGTTCACACTGAAAGCTGTTCAGGAGCTTCTGGGTAAAACCGGAAACGTCACTAGTTTCTGGATGGACCAAATTAAGACCCATTGCTATGTATCA TATTCCTCTGTTGAAGAAGCTGCAGCAACAAGACAAGCCGTGTATAACCTGCAATGGCCACCTAATGGAGGCCGCTTTCTGACAGCTGAATTTGTTGGACcagaagaagtgaaagcaaaacTGGAAGTTCCTCtgcctcctccgcctcctcagCCTCAACATCAGCCACTGGCTCAGGCTCCTTCACGGCCACCTCCAACTGCTCTTCCACCGCCACCCCCTCTGGCCAAACCACCTCAGATCGTAGAACGtcttcctccacctcctcctctaCTCTCTGAGGAACAAGAACCTCCCATTGTCACTCTTGATGATCTTTTCAAGAAGACAAAAGCAATCCCCAGGATATATTACTTGCCCTTGTCAGAGGAGCAAGTTGCAGCTAAACTTGCAGCTAATAATAACAAGTGA
- the LOC104729290 gene encoding MICOS complex subunit MIC60, with amino-acid sequence MLRKSVLELASRLSTKRYPSNLVAQRFHLTSLRNASTSGKNGLPGAKPVGKQDASKVDPSKVTPPLGKPDHSKGNSSKVVIGGVVAAVGAASLVAYQTGYLDQYLVKEQEKLSERIHSDAVTEKLDEAHRFSVPSGVEDSTEKDGKVESQPQVTPHSEASGGMQVDVEGQPESDLSDERFTYISSNQEETTPQESVIDRVETSSPTSSDDNSVSEDSTTKSDMPKAESVKLEAAPKPEDSTVVSFQSSSAHRESETESASPKDPATEEAPEDGIEREVQIPGSLLKEYNLEGSDTESSESPSFGEQITKETEALPNSVEGMKDGYMTEDGKLVLDFLAAIHAAEKQQAHLDAQVFAEELRALKEKYENELRDLRARELMRIEEAAILDKELKRERTKAAAAIKAIQERMEDKLKTEIEQKETEAQLALSKAEELAKAEMISAIAKEKAAQIEKMAEADLNIKALIMAFYARSEEARQSHSVHKLALGALVLDDTLSKGLPIQKEINMLQTYLEGSDKDSILGLVLSSLPEEARTNGTDTVLQLNQKFDTLKGTLRHFSLIPPGGGGILAHSLAHIASWLKFKEVDQADGGIETVIKKVDNYLAEGKLAEAAATLEEGVKGSKAEEIVSDWVQRARNRAITEQAVTLLQSYATCASLT; translated from the exons ATGCTGCGGAA GTCTGTTCTCGAGCTGGCTTCGCGTTTGTCAACTAAGAGGTATCCGAGCAATTTGGTAGCTCAG AGGTTTCATTTGACTTCTTTGAGAAATGCATCTACTTCTGGTAAAAACGGTCTCCCTGGAGCTAAACCCGTTGGGAAACAAGATGCCTCAAAAGTTGATCCATCAAAAGTGACTCCTCCTTTGGGGAAACCAGATCACTCTAAAGGTAATTCTTCTAAAGTGGTTATCGGAGGTGTTGTTGCAGCCGTTGGTGCTGCTTCTCTCGTAGCGTATCAGACTGGGTATTTGGATCAGTATCTGGTGAAAGAACAGGAAAAATTAAGTGAGCGAATCCACTCTGATGCCGTTACTGAAAAACTTGATGAGGCTCATCGTTTTAGCGTACCTTCCGGTGTTGAAGATTCTACTGAAAAGGATGGTAAAGTTGAATCGCAACCTCAAGTTACTCCTCATTCTGAAGCTTCTGGGGGAATGCAGGTTGACGTAGAAGGGCAACCTGAGTCTGATCTATCAGATGAACGTTTTACATATATTTCTTCTAACCAAGAGGAAACAACGCCTCAAGAAAGTGTTATTGATAGAGTAGAGACAAGCTCGCCTACTTCTTCAGATGATAACTCTGTATCTGAAGATTCGACAACTAAGTCTGATATGCCCAAGGCAGAAAGTGTGAAGTTGGAAGCGGCACCAAAACCTGAGGATAGTACTGTTGTTAGTTTCCAGTCTAGTTCGGCTCATAGAGAAAGTGAAACAGAATCTGCTTCACCAAAGGATCCTGCCACTGAAGAGGCACCTGAG GATGGCATTGAGCGGGAAGTACAAATACCAGGTTCTCTCCTTAAGGAATACAATCTAGAAGGCAGCGATACTGAAAGCAGTGAATCTCCATCATTCGGGGAGCAAATAACTAAAGAAACTGAG GCTCTTCCTAACTCTGTCGAGGGGATGAAAGATGGTTACATGACTGAAGACGGAAAGTTGGTACTTGATTTTCTGGCTGCCATTCATGCAGCTGAGAAGCAACAGGCCCATTTAGATGCACAAGTTTTTGCTGAAGAATTACGAGCCTTGAAG GAAAAGTACGAAAATGAGTTGAGAGACCTTAGGGCGCGTGAGCTAATGCGTATAGAGGAGGCAGCAATATTGGATAAG GAgctaaaaagagaaagaacaaaagcagCAGCTGCCATCAAGGCAATCCAGGAGAGAATGGAAGATAAGCTCAAAACTGAAATTGAACAAAAG GAAACTGAAGCACAGTTGGCTTTGAGTAAAGCTGAAGAATTGGCAAAAGCTGAAATGATTTCGGcaattgcaaaagaaaaggcAGCACAGATTGAGAAAATGGCAGAGGCAGATCTTAAT ATAAAGGCACTGATTATGGCATTCTATGCGCGCTCTGAAGAGGCTCGCCAAAGTCATTCAGTTCACAAGCTTGCACTG GGTGCACTTGTGCTGGATGATACACTCTCCAAAGGACTGCCaatccaaaaagaaatcaatatgCTTCAGACTTACCTTGAAGGGTCTGATAAGGATTCAATCCTAGGCTTGGTGTTATCATCTCTCCCAGAAGAAGCACGAACCAATGGAACAGACACAGTGCTACAACTGAATCAGAAG TTTGATACTTTGAAAGGAACACTTAGACACTTCAGTCTCATTCCACCTGGTGGTGGAGGAATCTTAGCACATTCTCTAGCTCATATAGCATCATGGTTAAAG TTCAAAGAAGTGGATCAAGCAGATGGAGGCATCGAAACTGTAATAAAAAAGGTAGATAATTACTTGGCGGAAGGAAAACTagcagaagcagcagcaacacTTGAAGAAGGTGTTAAAGGAAGTAAAGCAGAGGAAATTGTGAGTGACTGGGTGCAACGTGCAAGAAACAGAGCCATTACAGAACAAGCTGTTACTCTTCTCCAATCTTATGCAACCTGTGCTAGCCTCACTTGA
- the LOC104729291 gene encoding heavy metal-associated isoprenylated plant protein 22-like: MGVGGTLEYISELIGNGGSHSYGKRKKKKQFQTVELKVRMDCDGCVLKVKNSLSSLKGVKTVEINKKQQKVTVSGYADASKVLKKAKGTGKKAEIWPYVPYNLVAQPYIAQAYDKKAPPGYVRKVDPNVNTGTMAVHYDDPSYTAMFSDDNPNACSIM, translated from the exons ATGGGAGTTGGAGGAACATTAGAGTATATATCAGAGCTAATAGGAAATGGAGGAAGCCATAGCTAtggcaagaggaagaagaagaagcagtttcAGACTGTAGAGCTCAAAGTTAGAATGGATTGTGATGGTTGTGTCCTCAAAGTCAaaaactctctttcttctctgaaAG GAGTGAAAACAGTGGAGATAAACAAGAAGCAACAGAAGGTGACAGTGAGTGGCTATGCGGATGCGAGCAAGGTGCTGAAGAAGGCTAAAGGGACGGGGAAGAAAGCCGAGATATGGCCGTACGTACCGTACAACCTTGTGGCTCAGCCATACATAGCTCAGGCTTACGACAAGAAAGCACCGCCTGGTTACGTTAGAAAGGTGGACCCAAACGTTAATACCGGAACTATGGCCGTTCACTACGATGATCCTTCTTATACTGCCATGTTCAGTGATGATAATCCTAACGCTTGCTCTATTATGTAA
- the LOC104729292 gene encoding photosynthetic NDH subunit of lumenal location 4, chloroplastic-like → MAISTLTLTQSLYTRSVHRPTIFSSSSSSSSSSSSSSFSCLCSSSTDCEPKLSVKKRVFGMGLGLLAASILSLTPMDADATRIEYYATVGDPLCEYSYAKSGLGFCDLDVGFGDEAPRGVMVNIHYTARFADGTLFDSSYKRARPLTMRIGVGKVIRGLDQGILGGEGVPPMRVGGKRKLQIPPQLAYGPEPAGCFSGDCNIPGNATLLYDINFVEIYPGSNTR, encoded by the exons ATGGCGATTTCTACTTTAACACTTACACAATCTCTCTATACACGTTCAGTTCACCGACCcaccatcttctcttcttcttcttcttcttcttcttcttcttcttcctcgtcattCTCatgtctctgttcttcttccacTGACTGCGAGCCGAAACTTTCAGTAAAGAAACGCGTTTTCGGAATGGGTTTAGGGTTATTAGCTGCTTCGATTCTCTCTCTAACACCTATGGACGCAGACGCCACGAGGATTGAGTACTACGCTACTGTTGGAGACCCTCTCTGCGAATACAGCTACGCAAAATCGGGACTTGGATTCTGCGATCTCGATGTTGGGTTTGGTGATGAAGCCCCTCGTGGTGTAATGGTCAAT ATCCATTACACAGCGAGGTTTGCTGATGGGACGTTGTTTGATAGTAGCTATAAGCGTGCAAGACCACTTACTATGCGAATTGGGGTCGGCAAG GTTATTAGGGGTCTAGACCAAGGGATTCTTGGAGGGGAAGGAGTGCCACCTATGCGAGTAG GTGGAAAGCGTAAACTTCAGATTCCACCTCAGTTAGCTTATGGACCAGAGCCTGCAGGATGCTTTTCCG GTGACTGTAACATACCTGGAAATGCAACTTTGCTATATGATATCAACTTTGTTGAGATCTACCCTGGAAGTAATACAAGATGA
- the LOC104729293 gene encoding VQ motif-containing protein 22-like, whose protein sequence is MESGNSSSMQSSSGGGGGGEEEYDSRAADQSISAFFDHHVSSLPPSQQNHLNLLHFDHNNNNNSLISPNYFNNNNNTFLPVDQQSELISQPDLRTFSSTSSLPPPNNIGVIKKTKKRSRASRRAPTTVLTTDTSNFRAMVQEFTGIPAPPLFNNNSVVNTTRLNTFLGLSSSSPNSYNNNNLLLRPFAQKLMPTSPLLSGSQIQQFQNPNNGFENMNLQALLQAHISNPRSNDHDQFGLGINGMMQSPSANPHTAAAAANGNITTGDNASYGGSDHDHNNDVYHTNIFEI, encoded by the exons ATGGAGTCCGGTAATAGTAGTAGCATGCAATCTTCAAGTggcggtggcggaggaggagaagaggagTACGATTCACGCGCCGCCGATCAATCCATCTCCGCCTTCTTCGACCACCACGTGTCATCTCTACCTCCGTCGCAACAAAACCACCTCAACCTCCTCCATTTCGaccataacaacaacaacaactctctaATATCACCAAACtacttcaacaacaacaacaacacgttCTTACCCGTAGACCAACAATCAGAACTTATCTCCCAACCCGACCTCCGAACCTTCTCCTCCACGTCATCACTCCCCCCTCCTAACAACATAGGCgtaatcaagaaaacaaagaaaagatcaCGAGCATCAAGAAGAGCACCAACCACGGTTCTAACGACGGACACGTCAAACTTCCGAGCGATGGTTCAAGAGTTTACCGGAATCCCAGCTCCGCCGCTATTCAACAACAACTCCGTCGTGAACACCACGCGCCTCAACACTTTCCTCggcttgtcttcttcttcgccaaactcttacaataacAACAATCTCTTGTTACGACCTTTCGCTCAAAAGCTCATGCCAACGTCTCCACTCTTATCCGGATCACAGATTCAGCAATTTCAAAACCCTAACAACGGTTTCGAGAATATGAATCTACAGGCCCTTCTCCAAGCTCATATTTCAAACCCTAGAAGCAATGATCACGATCAGTTTGGTCTTGGTATCAATGGTATGATGCAGAGTCCATCTGCTAATCCTCACACGGCAGCGGCAGCGGCTAATGGGAACATAACCACCGGTGATAATGCAAGTTACGGTGGTTCCGATCATGATCATAATAATGACG TTTACCACACAAacatatttgaaatttga
- the LOC104729295 gene encoding PLAT domain-containing protein 1-like, whose protein sequence is MARRDVLIPFLLFLATVSAVAFAEDDPDCVYTFFLRTGSIWKAGTDSIISARIYDKYGDYIGIKNLQAWGGLMGPDYNYFERGNLDIFSGRAPCLPSPICALNITSDGSGDHHGWYVNYAEVATAGVHAQCSTQNFEIEQWLATDTSPYELTAVRNNCPVALRESVSRVGSEIRKKLSWVI, encoded by the exons ATGGCTCGCCGCGACGTTCTCATCcctttcctcctctttctcgCCACCGTCTCCGCCGTAGCCTTCGCC GAAGATGATCCAGACTGTGTTTACACATTCTTCCTGAGAACCGGATCGATCTGGAAAGCAGGAACCGATTCAATCATCAGCGCAAGGATCTACGACAAGTACGGTGACTACATCGGAATCAAAAACCTACAAGCTTGGGGTGGATTAATGGGACCTGACTACAATTACTTCGAGAGGGGTAATCTCGACATTTTCAGTGGAAGAGCACCGTGTTTGCCTAGTCCGATCTGCGCCTTAAACATAACCTCCGATGGCTCCGGTGATCACCATGGCTGGTACGTTAATTACGCCGAGGTCGCGACCGCTGGTGTTCATGCTCAGTGCTCGACTCAGAACTTTGAGATTGAGCAGTGGCTCGCTACTGATACTTCTCCTTATGAGCTCACCGCTGTACGGAACAACTGTCCTGTCGCGCTTAGGGAGAGTGTCAGCCGTGTCGGGTCTGAGATCCGGAAGAAGCTTTCTTGGGTTATCTGA